One genomic segment of Penaeus chinensis breed Huanghai No. 1 chromosome 24, ASM1920278v2, whole genome shotgun sequence includes these proteins:
- the LOC125038174 gene encoding cytochrome c oxidase assembly factor 5-like, which translates to MKYYEEAQASEDKRPCAGIREDLKACLLATECVRVHRKTPRECLLSNDPSVPQECFALRTTFFECKRSLLDTRQRFRGRKGY; encoded by the exons ATGAAGTACTATGAAGAAGCTCAGGCGTCTGAGGACAAACGTCCTTGTGCTGGCATCAGGGAGGATTTGAAGGCTTGTCTATTAGCCACAGAGTGTGTCAGGGTG CATAGGAAGACTCCAAGAGAATGTCTTCTGTCCAATGACCCTTCTGTGCCACAAGAATGCTTTGCACTTAGAACTACTTTCTTTGAATGTAAACGATCACTG CTGGATACCCGTCAGAGATTTAGAGGACGTAAAGGTTACTAA